The following are encoded in a window of Longimicrobium terrae genomic DNA:
- a CDS encoding response regulator yields the protein MSSPTVLLVEDNEDNRTIYTTILRHVGIDVIEAANGEDGIRLARERRPAVILMDVAMPGIDGWEATRRLKADMETAHIPVIALTAHAMAEDRQRAAEAGCEGYLAKPIEPRRVVEEVRKMLDRLAAAAAQ from the coding sequence ACGAGGACAATCGTACTATCTATACGACCATCCTTCGCCATGTGGGCATCGACGTCATCGAGGCCGCCAACGGCGAGGACGGCATTCGTCTCGCGCGTGAGCGGAGGCCCGCGGTGATCCTGATGGACGTCGCCATGCCGGGGATCGACGGCTGGGAGGCCACGCGCCGCCTGAAGGCCGACATGGAAACCGCGCACATTCCCGTGATCGCGCTCACCGCGCACGCCATGGCCGAGGACCGCCAGCGCGCCGCGGAGGCCGGGTGCGAGGGGTACCTGGCCAAGCCCATCGAGCCGCGCCGCGTGGTTGAGGAAGTGCGCAAGATGCTGGACCGGCTCGCCGCGGCCGCCGCGCAGTAG